The Arachidicoccus terrestris genome includes the window GCAATTATGTAATTCCATCATAAAGGCGGTTGAAGACGGTAAGATTACCAAAGAATATCTATTGCCCTCAATTAATAATTTTAGTTATGAGCTGGAGATAGGGCGCAATACGGTCGAAAAAGCCTACAAACACCTTAAAAAACGCGGATTCATAAAGTCGGTTCCAGGCAAAGGTTATTTTATCAGTGACTTACAAATGGAGAAGTCCATCCGGGTGTGTCTGATCTTCAATAAACTAAGTGTCCACAAAAAAATCATCTATGATGCCTTTACCAAAGCACTTGGTGTAAATGCCATGGTCGACTTCTATATATACAACAACGACTTCTCGTTATTCAAACGTCTGTTGTCCCGCAGAAAAGACAATTACTCTCACTTTGTTATTATTCCGCATTTTCTGGAAGGTGGCGAACACGCAAATGAGATCATCAATACAATTCCTAAAGAGAAATTAATTTTAATGAGCCACCTCGTTGAGGGCGTTGACGGTAGTTACGGCGCGGTCATCGAAGAGTTTGAAAAAGAAATCTATCATGCCCTCACCGATGCATTGCCCCGTCTTGAAAAATACAAATCTATCCATATCATCTTTCCTGAAAACACATATCATCCTGAAGCAATATTAGATGGCTTCGTCCGATTTTGTCGGGACAATCATTTTAACCATCATATCATCAGAAATATCGACATAGCCCCCATACAGCGCAGCACGGTTTATATCAGCCTTATGGAAGATGACTTGGTGGTGCTGGTCAAAAAAGTGCTTGAATCGGGCTATACGGTTGGTGCTGAGATCGGCATCATATCTTACAATGAAACCCCTATCAAGCAAATTATTCTTAATGGTATCACCACGATTTCCGCGGACTTTA containing:
- a CDS encoding GntR family transcriptional regulator, producing MDMTLSENIYSFIEFDDYAITPKYLQLCNSIIKAVEDGKITKEYLLPSINNFSYELEIGRNTVEKAYKHLKKRGFIKSVPGKGYFISDLQMEKSIRVCLIFNKLSVHKKIIYDAFTKALGVNAMVDFYIYNNDFSLFKRLLSRRKDNYSHFVIIPHFLEGGEHANEIINTIPKEKLILMSHLVEGVDGSYGAVIEEFEKEIYHALTDALPRLEKYKSIHIIFPENTYHPEAILDGFVRFCRDNHFNHHIIRNIDIAPIQRSTVYISLMEDDLVVLVKKVLESGYTVGAEIGIISYNETPIKQIILNGITTISADFKFMGEAAAKYVKEGIREHLAVPFYLTLRNSL